GTTCAGAATCCCGACGAAATTTGCCTTCTTCTGGGCGAGCACTCCTTCGAGCGCAAATCCAAGCTCGGGATCGTTCACCACCTCGCGCGCATAGGTCGGGCTCACCGTCGAGACGCCGTCGGCCAGCACGATCGCGCCCTTCATCAGGTTCATCCGGGCGTAGAATTCGAGGAAGTTCATCGAGAAGTACGACGCGTCGATACCCAGCAGCGGAAAATCGGCGGGGTCGCCGACGCCCTGGAACGCCAGATTGTGAATCGTGAAAATCGACAGCGCGTCCCGATATTTCTGCCGCAGCGCGGCGTCGGCGCGAACCACGATCGGCGTCGCCGACGCGTGCCAGTCGTGCGCGTGAATCACATCGGGTCCGATAATCTCCGCCGCCGCGAACGCCGCCGCGCGTCCGAAAAAAATGAAGCGGCGCAGATTGTCGGGATAATCAGCGCCGCGCTCGCCGTAGATACCGTCGCGCTCGAAAAATCCCGGATGCTCAATCAGGTACATCGGCACGCCCTGCCGATCGTGCGCGAGCGATACCGAAAAGGGCTCGTCGATGTCGCCCATCGGAATCGAGAGTCCGCTCAGCAGCGGCTTCGCTTCGACTTTTTGCAATATCGATTTGTAGCCCGGGACGATCAGCGACGGCTGATGCCCAATCCTCTTGAACGCTGCCGGCAACGCGCCAATCACGTCGGCGAGGCCGCCGGTTTTTGCGTGCGGCGCAACTTCCGCTGCGACAATCGCGATCTTCACACGTCAATTATGCTTCATCGCATCGTTTGAAGCCCGTCGATCGCGGACGAGAAAAAGGGCAGCCCGAGGCCGCCCCTTCGATGCGATCATTTTGTCGTTAACTTAGTTCATCGACCGGCGGCCGCGGCGGCTTCCGCCTGATAGGTCCTCGAACTCGCGCTCAATTTCGGCATCACGTGCTTGCCGATCAGATCGATCGTCTGCATCACCTTGTCGTGCGGGACCGCGCCGACCTGCACCAGCATCAGCAGCATGTCGATACCAGCCGCCTCATAAATTTTGGCAACCTTGAGGCAATCTTCCGGATCGCCGACCATCACCGAGCCCGATTCGATTCGCTTGTCGAGGTCCGCCAGCGACATCCGGTAGTCGCCGATCGCGACCGCTTGCTCCGCCATCTTCTTGTAGTACTCGTAGCCCTTGATTTCTTGCTTCGCGAACGGAGTGAACAGTTCCGCGGCTTTGCGCGTGGTGAAATCGATCGCGTCCTTCGCGATCACCTTCGCCTCTTCGCGCGTCGGTGCGCATACGCAGATCGTGGCGGCGGCGGTCTTGTCGTTGACGAAGGCGCCGACCGGTTCGCAAGTTTTGATCGCTTTCTTGTACACCGCGATCAGCTTGTCGAGCATCCCCGGTTCCGAGATTCCGAAGCCGAGCGCGCCGATTCCCTTCTGCCCCGCGATTTCCCAGGTGGCCGGCTGCGTCGCCGCTACCCACATCGGCGGATGCGGTTTCTGAATCGGCTTCGGAATTACCTCGCGTTCCGGCATCTTGAAGAACTTGCCGTCGTGGCTGTAGGTCTCCTGCATCCACAT
The nucleotide sequence above comes from Candidatus Binatus sp.. Encoded proteins:
- the glgA gene encoding glycogen synthase GlgA, with translation MKIAIVAAEVAPHAKTGGLADVIGALPAAFKRIGHQPSLIVPGYKSILQKVEAKPLLSGLSIPMGDIDEPFSVSLAHDRQGVPMYLIEHPGFFERDGIYGERGADYPDNLRRFIFFGRAAAFAAAEIIGPDVIHAHDWHASATPIVVRADAALRQKYRDALSIFTIHNLAFQGVGDPADFPLLGIDASYFSMNFLEFYARMNLMKGAIVLADGVSTVSPTYAREVVNDPELGFALEGVLAQKKANFVGILNGADYNEWDPAKDRDIAATYTPQKPDGKRKCSRALREMLKLPNREEWPIVGMVTRMTEQKGVDLLRDAIEPVMELDLQLVMLASGDAALAKFFKAAEQKYPDQIRVILEFDNVKAHQIQAGSDAFLMPSRFEPCGLTQMYALRYGSAPIVRATGGLRDTVSEFDAASGTGNGFVFEKFEAAEMVAALSRAVATFRNREGWRRLMANCFAADFSWEAAAHKYVDWFARLRKERGFG
- a CDS encoding LLM class flavin-dependent oxidoreductase; the encoded protein is MEFALQYEIQRSRPHYPGFMYDIYHQATEQVKLADVLGYHSVWTVEHHFLSEWSYSSAPEVWYGALSQVTKRIRLGHGICLLPIPFNHPARVAERIAVLDIMSNGRVEFGSGRSITEQELGGFQVNPEDSRAMWEEAVAAIPKMWMQETYSHDGKFFKMPEREVIPKPIQKPHPPMWVAATQPATWEIAGQKGIGALGFGISEPGMLDKLIAVYKKAIKTCEPVGAFVNDKTAAATICVCAPTREEAKVIAKDAIDFTTRKAAELFTPFAKQEIKGYEYYKKMAEQAVAIGDYRMSLADLDKRIESGSVMVGDPEDCLKVAKIYEAAGIDMLLMLVQVGAVPHDKVMQTIDLIGKHVMPKLSASSRTYQAEAAAAAGR